The Shewanella mangrovisoli genome has a window encoding:
- a CDS encoding CDP-glycerol glycerophosphotransferase family protein → MEARKSNKRRYLFYIAQNYSYAMLRPLQQVILARGDEACWFLEGREVDPKFLKADEKRLPDIDAVKAWKPDAVFVPGNVVPSFIPGVKVGVFHGFNAGKMNHKGREDHFEIRDCFDLYCTQGPATTLPFLELEKKIGTFTVAETGWPALDPLFIENKDNPYIKPDDPRPVVLFCSTFSPSLTCAPEVFEQIKALSQKSQWRWLVQFHPKMKPSIVEQYKTLENENLQFVETDNVIPLLQAGDVMLCDTSSILLMFLMQRKPVVTFKNQSPKAHLIDINRVEEIEPALMRALSRPDDLMAHIHDYCNQIHPTGDGQSSQRVLAATDALIDKGTAWLKPKPLNLLRHFKMRRKLGYWKLF, encoded by the coding sequence GTGGAAGCGCGTAAATCAAATAAAAGACGTTATTTGTTCTACATCGCACAGAACTATTCCTATGCGATGCTAAGGCCGCTGCAGCAAGTGATTCTGGCGCGTGGCGATGAGGCGTGTTGGTTCCTCGAAGGCCGTGAGGTCGACCCCAAATTCCTTAAAGCGGATGAAAAACGCTTACCCGATATCGATGCCGTTAAGGCATGGAAACCCGATGCCGTGTTCGTGCCGGGTAACGTAGTGCCAAGCTTTATCCCTGGGGTTAAAGTGGGGGTGTTCCACGGTTTTAATGCGGGCAAAATGAATCATAAGGGGAGAGAAGATCACTTCGAAATCCGTGATTGCTTTGACTTGTATTGCACCCAAGGGCCGGCGACGACGTTACCTTTCCTTGAGCTAGAGAAAAAAATCGGCACCTTTACTGTGGCCGAAACGGGCTGGCCAGCGCTCGATCCCTTATTTATTGAAAATAAAGATAATCCTTACATTAAGCCCGATGATCCACGGCCAGTAGTGCTGTTTTGCTCGACATTCTCCCCCAGTCTGACCTGTGCGCCAGAGGTATTCGAGCAGATTAAAGCCCTGTCGCAAAAGAGCCAGTGGCGCTGGTTGGTACAGTTCCATCCTAAGATGAAGCCAAGTATTGTTGAGCAATACAAGACTCTCGAAAATGAGAATCTCCAGTTTGTGGAAACCGACAACGTGATCCCGCTTTTGCAGGCAGGTGATGTGATGCTCTGCGATACTTCTTCGATTTTATTGATGTTTTTAATGCAGCGTAAGCCAGTGGTAACCTTTAAAAATCAGTCACCGAAGGCTCATTTAATCGATATTAACCGAGTCGAAGAGATTGAACCTGCACTCATGAGAGCGCTGAGCCGCCCCGATGATTTGATGGCGCATATCCATGATTATTGCAATCAAATCCACCCTACGGGAGATGGTCAGTCTAGCCAGCGTGTACTCGCGGCAACCGATGCTCTGATCGATAAGGGAACCGCTTGGCTGAAACCTAAGCCATTGAACCTACTGCGACACTTTAAAATGCGCCGCAAGTTAGGCTATTGGAAACTGTTTTAA
- a CDS encoding glycosyltransferase: MRIAIAIDSLAGGGAEKVMITLAKQFISLGHEPHFLVMEDNRYYETPDNLPVHQCFADKDKDYDHFGRLGASVDKLRAKITEIESRVGKFDLFLSNLDKTNLMMTKTGVTPLYVIVHSSVEEELSRQFKLGPFAYYKKLRAKKALNGQHLITVSNGIAKEIQAKGRLQPASMRTIYNPFEFNEIVAQSQQENPQIPQGDYLIHVGRFAKQKRHDVLFEALKQTQNQLPVVLLCHNHKKAIKAAKKYGIEKRLIIPGFQSNPFPWIKRAKALVLSSDFEGLPTVLIESLACGTPVVSTDCPHGPNEILTGNLAPYLVPRRNPAALAKMIDAVVAQPPSLDNVEILAKVDATAIAEQYLALAK, translated from the coding sequence ATGCGGATAGCCATAGCCATCGACAGTTTAGCGGGTGGTGGAGCCGAGAAGGTCATGATTACCTTGGCAAAGCAGTTTATTAGCCTAGGGCATGAGCCGCATTTTTTGGTCATGGAAGATAATCGTTATTACGAAACGCCAGACAATTTACCTGTTCATCAATGTTTTGCCGACAAAGATAAAGATTATGACCACTTCGGGCGCCTAGGGGCATCGGTCGATAAGTTACGGGCAAAGATTACCGAGATTGAGTCCCGAGTCGGTAAGTTCGATCTGTTTTTATCTAATCTTGATAAGACCAATTTGATGATGACCAAAACCGGGGTGACACCACTCTATGTGATTGTGCACTCATCGGTTGAAGAAGAATTGAGTCGTCAGTTTAAGTTAGGCCCCTTCGCCTACTATAAGAAACTGCGGGCGAAAAAAGCGCTCAATGGCCAGCATTTGATCACTGTGTCCAACGGCATCGCTAAAGAGATTCAAGCTAAGGGGCGTTTGCAGCCAGCATCCATGCGAACTATCTACAATCCATTTGAATTTAATGAGATTGTTGCTCAGTCACAGCAAGAGAATCCGCAAATCCCTCAGGGTGACTATCTGATCCACGTAGGACGTTTTGCTAAACAGAAGCGCCACGATGTGTTGTTTGAGGCCCTTAAACAGACCCAAAATCAGTTACCTGTGGTGCTGTTATGCCATAACCACAAGAAGGCGATTAAAGCGGCGAAGAAATACGGCATCGAGAAGCGTTTAATCATTCCTGGGTTCCAGAGTAATCCTTTTCCTTGGATCAAACGCGCTAAAGCTCTGGTGCTGAGTTCCGATTTCGAAGGATTGCCGACGGTATTAATCGAATCCTTAGCCTGCGGCACGCCAGTGGTCAGTACCGACTGCCCACACGGACCTAATGAGATTTTGACCGGAAATTTGGCTCCCTATCTTGTGCCCCGTCGCAATCCTGCGGCCTTGGCGAAGATGATTGACGCCGTGGTCGCGCAGCCACCATCCCTCGACAATGTGGAGATTTTAGCTAAGGTGGATGCGACTGCGATTGCCGAACAATATCTCGCGCTCGCGAAATAA